The Juglans regia cultivar Chandler chromosome 1, Walnut 2.0, whole genome shotgun sequence nucleotide sequence ATCACCCTCCTAACCCTAGGGTTTCGGCCACCACACTCACCAAACCATCCCTCACTTGCCACATGTCATGTTCAGGGATTCTAGAAGACTTTGGAGATTGGGAGAAGCCACCTAGGGAACACGCatggggaaaaggaagaggaaggatCCTCGTGGGGATAAGAAAATGGGGGtggcacacacacacacccttCACACGCCcatgccacttggcatgcatgcacCACCCACTTTCTTGGGAAGATGAATGGGCTTTGAGGCTGATTACGTTTTCGCACTTGAGGTTCAATGAACTTGAACATTTCGGAGAGGGGCAAGAGAGACTTTGGGCTGACCTAGGGCAAGGTACACGCCACTTTCAAAGGTGGCCTTTGCACACGCCAACACATGGTCGTCCATGTGCTTTAAGCCTTTAACCAAATGCTTGAAGCCTCACCTTGAGCAAACGACCAACCCTAGCAATTTCATAACACACGCACACACGGATTAGGGTTAAACCCTTTGTTCTATCAAGTTGTATCACTCTATTACAGCTTGCTAGTGAATATTTCAaaggatttttgtaagtaaacccCCAACCTATTTTCGGTTAACGTATGTATATACTTGTGTGAATTTTTCATCTTGTTTGGTATTGTGTATGTTTgttatttaatgattttgtgaGTAAAAATCttgttataagttatataagaACATGTCATGATTACATGTTTCAGTTTGTATGATGCCTTGCTAAGATCACATGTGTATTAGGAATTCAATTTGCATGACTTTacaccatgattttatgtaatttagggtttcggctagAGATTAGGGTTTCTGCTTGTGTGATGATTTGCCATGTTTTCATGATTCgaattatgtgattatcttTTCCATGATGTATAGTCTATTGTGTTTCAGATTTGATGCATGTTAAAGATGAATTTCACTTGGTTGGTTTGATGCATCTTTTCCATGATGTATCTTTTCCATTATGTTTGGTTTGAGCATTTTGAtgttatatttgtaatatgctTCGGATATTGCCTATGTATCATGTTATATTCATATGTTACCATGTCGTGAAACTGAATGTGATATGTCTGTTCATGCATACACGGCATTTCATACATCACATGTCTTAAGTAAGAAAAAGCACGTCTTAAGtacttaagaatggagtggtaacccctaggtcAACAAATAACCGTCGCCTCGAATTGATCTTTTTAAAAAGGATGCTGAAGCGAGATAGCACCaaacgctagtgggtgccatGAATAAGGCAATAACTTGACGAAGTACTGCCGTGTtataatgaatatgaataaaACATATTCACCACGGTGTACGGACCATTGATGGtgtggtaactagcaggaacaagTGGTGTTTAAGGGAGCCGTGATGTGTCAACCATATGTTATATGAAAAGAACAAAGCCTTGAGCTCacatgaaatgatatgatatgaatgtgTAATGATCAACATGAAAATGATGTCAAAACatgtattttctaaaaattctaAGGACCTTTGTctcatgttttgaaaaatgacaaGTTGCATAAGTTAAGTTTTTGTGTCAAGTACATATACATGCACACATTTCATGATTTACCATTGTATGCTGATGTTACTGTTGTATGTTGtatgtttacttgctgagattttgcGAAATCttattgtggtagtttccactaccattcccttctcggaatggtagaagttataACAGGATACGAAAAAATCCCTCATGTGCACAAGAGGCTGGTACCCCCGATAGTCAAGGAGGCACCGAAGGGCATTGAGTGCTCATCGAAGCCCTCTATGATAGATAGACTAGAGGTCGCCGACCAATTTATCACCTAGGTTTTGCAACTCTTTGAGGAGCTTATGAGGTTGCTTGATAAGCGCAAggacaaatgaaaaataaaaaataaaacttaaggGAGGAGCCCTGATGTTTTGAAAAGGGACCGTGTTGCTTGTATTAGGAAAATTATtaaggtttaaaaattattttttgaaatggtcctttattttgaaaattagtaCTTATATTTTCAGAgacaatgaaaatattatctGGTACTTTTTGAAAAGCAAGCTATGTTAAGACAATGTTTGGGTCATGTTTAGTCTTACGGTATCATGTGCTAACGCAACTGCTTTAGGCATTGCTTAGTTTTACACAAACTATACTTTTTTTGCTACGatatttattgcatactgctagtatacATGGGTGCATTGCATTGTATCTGTCATGTACAAAGGGTATGTAGCCTTGTTTTGCATATCCCGACATTTCAGTCACCATCAAATCCCAAGAGGGGGCTAGGGGTGACACACTATGTGAGGAACAAATGGGCCAGTTCTCTGAAGCTGTCCATTGATCTGAGCGCCAACAACACGAACCACACCCTCGCGAGCCCCCTCAAAGTCACCAGGAAGGCTCTACAAGCCATCTCCCACAGGAACCTATGCAGAATCATGTGAGCCCTTGAAGATTTTTGGGTGCTCAAGGGGGTTCGTGGTCTCATCGACATTTCCATTTGAGGGACCCTGAACTTTTGTGGTAACGGCGCAGCCTTTACCTCGACATTGTAGGGTAAGTCTATGCTGGTGAGTAACTGATCTACCAGACGAGGAGGTGCCCAACCTCCTcgccatctcctcatacttgTCTATAAGGCCTTGAAGCTTGTGGTGCAtctttctatttcttctttgcTGGTGTCAACCCCGCCAGCAGTCCTGAATTCTCCTTGTCCGTTCCTACTTGGCCCTACTTCATCTTGTAGTTCGATGTTGACTTGTCTTAGAACTTCATTCTCTTAGTAAGGATTCTCAACTTTCTTCGTCATCTTTCTCAGATGTTCTCCAACTTTACAAAGCGTCCTTCCATGTTTTTCGACATCGCTTCTTGTTCGAGGGTTGCTTGTGAGCACATAATAGCCAGCATATGAAGTACACGTTATGTCTATAGAGATCTCATAAACAGCGTCACTGTTAAGGTCATATTTCGTACACTTGGGCTAAGTTCATGCAACTTAGGCCAGGATGTTTCTACCTGCAATCACAAGGACAAAGATGGGCTCAATGGTTCTCCGGGAAGTCTCCGATACCAAAGTTAGTATTTCATCTAAGAGAATTGTTGGTGACTCATTGAGTCTACAGTGATTCATTCATACCTAGAGCATGACTTTTATACGAGGTTTCTGGAGGGAACATTCTTGTACCTTGTGTCAGGGGCCTATGGTGCACTCGCAGTTACCCCAGTCATTGcctttaatgtggcgtggcaCTTAAGGTGACACTATTAATGCGTCATGGCTTCCCAGTTCGAGTCTTGACGGTTAGCGATCAATGCTGTCACTTCTTGTCCCCATCATCAGAGAATGGAAGGTTGCTCCTGCTTCCCATTCACTTGCTGGCAATGCTGATCATTGTAGGCGAGTGTCAAGGTTGGTGCATCCCATATATCCCCTTCAACTTGTTTGTCACGTGATACATTCCCTTTTTGTTAACATAGCTCGTGGGTCGGGTCTCTTTGATGATTCTTGGGATGTGGGAGGGTAGACTCTAGTCCAAAAGGGGCCTTAGTATCTTGCCCTGGACCAAGCTAATGGGTCGAGAAGGGAATATCCCTTCCAAGTCAACTTAATTACAACTTTTGTTGCAAAATTAACCTTGACTTCCTTAATGCATTTGGTAAGACGAGTACTCTTTCTCTCCAAGATAGAAGGTAGCTAGATAGGAATATAATAATGAAGAGAACGACCAGAGCTataaaaagattctataaaagtaaatctataaattgatgcaattttatataaattttagatatgttttaaaataaaaatagttttacaatctgatatacTACATTAAaatacgtcaatttataagtttatttttattagatcttttttgtagttaaaacatttatcaataatgaatatgaaaattagCTATTTTATCCTACTACCTACACTGCAcatcagattttattttttaattttttaattttttttattcctactAAACAAAGTAattcttttacttatcatcATTACATCATATAATTGctaaagaaaaacatagaaaatgtaaaaaaataaaaacaagtatatgatatataaacaAGGGAACTgctatgggtcccgaattcgagacccattttgtgtcccgaataggcttttaagttttcttctttttttctttttttttttatatatttttttaatcatcataaatattttttaaaaaataaaaaaatcacaacatcattaaaaaatatttttttaatcattcagtaaaaaaaaaaaaaaaaaaaaaaattacattcggGACACAAAGCATTTCCAAACaaagagttgaattttttagCTCACCAAGGAGAGGGAGCTGTCGAGAGTTCCATATTGCCTGTACTTTCTTATTTGAGAATGGCGGTACTCGTGCTGTGATGTGCTGTGCTTTGGAAGAGAAGAATCCCACGTGATCCAATAGATTGACAAGTCGCACCAAGCAACTTTTATGGCCAAATGTTCAGCACTCAGCAGCCACTTCACACggttgttcttgttttttctttccatcttgcttttccttctttttcaagCAACCTCTGCATGTCATTTTTGGACATAATTTAAGATTGTTACAAGAAAGGCCGAGTACCTGGAAGCTTCTCTTTCCCctgtaaaattattaattattgtttctaCAACACTCTTGAGTGTTCCGCACGTAAAGACCAGTTTCTTAGCAGCCTTTCCACAGGTTTCTACGGACTACGAGTTCGATTTGGCATCAAATAGAGCTGTCGACGGTTTTcgtgtaataaaaataaaagaatattttgagtATCATTTTTTGCAATTAATGtatttaactaaaaacaaaaccTTATTCAGTTAAAATTCATATGTaagaaatattaattgaaaAGCTAGGCATGGTGTGTCAAAAGGCCGCCATACGCTaacctttttatatatataattgcttaATTTGCTTCTGCACTCGATTTGATGCAttcaatcatgaattttcatttttatataagttggTATTTTGTGgattaatatttcttaaaattctttCGATCCAAATTAAGCTAACTTGAATATTTATATCTTTCGAGTTTTATTAAATCAGtattcattttttaactttttcttaattcatcGCATTAttcagaaagataaaaaaaataatgttgagaAATGCAACAACAAAGgtactataataaaaatataattttataaattaatttgatttcatctattctattaaatttattttataataaaaataattttataatctaacaaaatttattaaattattttacatgtatttccGTTTTACGTAATTTTTCACAATGTACTGGTCAAAATGTCACAGCTAGAAGTTGGCTGACGTATCCAGACTTCCAGAGTCCCAGACCGAGAGAAgtcaataacaaaaattaaaaaaaaaaaaaaatgaaattcaaccGCAAgtcaataacaaaaataaaaaccagatcgaatacatatatctatatatatagaacagcATCCAGACATCCAAGTCCACATGCATGATTCACAGAAAAACAGACAGACAGAAAGAGATGGAAGAACAGGATGTGGTGATAGTGGGAGGAGGTATAGCAGGTTTGGCAACAGCGGTAGCTTTGAAGAGAGTAGGGGTTGGAGCGTTGGTGTTAGAGAAATCCGAAGGGTTAAGAGCGACAGGCACGTCCTTGGGTCTTGCCCCAAACGCTTGGCTCGCCCTTGATGCCCTTGGCGTAGCCTCCAAGCTCATTGCTAATTCTACCCCCGCCATTAAGTAATGTCGGACaaccttcaatttttttctttccatttcaaGCATTtgtcttttcaattttatttcgTTTGGAActtttaggttgcgtttgaatgttgaagtgagatgagttgagttgagttgagttgataaaatattgttagaatattatttattattattattattattttgggatttgaaaaagttaattgtttattatattttgtgttgaaatttgaaaaaattgtaatgatgaattgagatgagttgagagaagttgtgattccaaacgaagcctagtAAATTCTTCAGTGGATGTATGGAATTTTGTGGGAATCTTTCTATCTGGCATGCTAGAATGGAAGTACTAATCAATGGTTTCATGGATGCTCTGTATGGAGAGACACATGCAATTGATGATGCACGTACAATTTGTGTACATATATATccacttttcaattttccactCTTTTTCGTTATTGTAGGATGAAGATAACAAATCTCGATACTGGAGCAATTCAAGAGGCCAATTACCCGGCATATTCTTTCAAGTATGCTACTTGAACCCTATCTTTAATGTTCTTGCTACACatgattttgttgttttctttttcatttagaTCCATCTTCTCACATCCCCAACTTCAGCAGGCTTTTTCTTTATACTGAACGTACAGTCTGTGGTGATGCAGGGGTCAACATGGACTTAGAGTAGTACATCGTAAAGCATTACTGGAAGCTCTGGCAGAAGAAGTGCCAATTGACTCCATCCGTTTCTCTTCTAAGCTCAAGTCCATTGAAAACCAAACACAAGAAGGCTCATCATTTGCCATCATTCATATGGATGATGGAACTAGCATCAAAGCAAAGGTACATAGGAATGAAATGTAATAGGCTCATGTTGAAGCTAGCCCACTTCTCATTATGTACAATATTCCTATTTCGATTGTACATCTTCTTTGAAATTCTTTGATTTGATCGTTTTTCCATTCTGAATATGGCAGGCTCTTATAGGGTGTGATGGGGTACACTCGGTTGTGGCAAGTTGGTTAGGACTCACTGCGCCAGTCAACTCCGGCCGCTGGGCAGTGCGTGGATTGGCTGTATTTCCCGATGGCCATGGATTGAACCCTGAATTCCAACAATTTGTAACAGTCGGCAAAAGGGCTGGTTTCGCTCCTCTCAATGATAAGGAGATCTACTGGTTTCTCGTCtccaaattttcctcaaatggtttgccttttttttcctaccatatatatgtatgtatgtatgtataagtAAAGTAGGCTACCCCACCTTTTAAGCGAAAGAAGCCTATACGTCTTGGATAccaatatattttgttattgcaGCAAGATTTATAGCTCTTTAACATTtataaatgacaaaaataagtGGAAATCTTTTATCATTCCAGGAGAAGATC carries:
- the LOC108994269 gene encoding monooxygenase 2-like; the encoded protein is MIHRKTDRQKEMEEQDVVIVGGGIAGLATAVALKRVGVGALVLEKSEGLRATGTSLGLAPNAWLALDALGVASKLIANSTPAIKMKITNLDTGAIQEANYPAYSFKGQHGLRVVHRKALLEALAEEVPIDSIRFSSKLKSIENQTQEGSSFAIIHMDDGTSIKAKALIGCDGVHSVVASWLGLTAPVNSGRWAVRGLAVFPDGHGLNPEFQQFVTVGKRAGFAPLNDKEIYWFLVSKFSSNGEDHLAHDPEMIKREVTDNLAKDFPPLYLRVVQHSDLSTLTWAPLMFRFPWDLIFGNLSKGNVTVAGDAMHPMTPDLGQGGCAALEDAVVLGRHIGNSIIRNKRLVAGDPLAGALERYTKERRWRAATLITGSYLSGWVQQDGSGWWMKFFRDVIFYRLLFTRIFNFIQYDCGELPCVSSNSPEMENRSKIE